The following proteins are encoded in a genomic region of Ictalurus furcatus strain D&B chromosome 6, Billie_1.0, whole genome shotgun sequence:
- the osgepl1 gene encoding tRNA N6-adenosine threonylcarbamoyltransferase, mitochondrial — protein sequence MFARGSVPCVFMGYKTCRRASQIRPRLVLGIETSCDETGAAVLDETGTILGESLHSQKEVHLKAGGIIPPVAQRLHEENINRVVQEALDRSSVTPRELSAVATTVKPGLALSLGVGLRFSLSFVRRHEKPFIPIHHMEAHALTVRMLRHVDFPFLVLLVSGGHSLLALARGIDDFLLLGQTLDEAPGDTLDKVARRLSLVNHPKCRGLGGGQAIELLAKEGDRLRFQFKSPMGQHYDCNFSFAGIRNQVTMAINKKEKQEGIEPGQLLSCVQDIAAAAQHTVASHITKRTHRAVLFCKARDLLPQNNPTLVVSGGVASNDYIRETLRIVTDATGLQLLCPPAKFCTDNGVMIAWNGVERLKEGKGVLSHTQDVTYEPKAPLGRDISTEVRDATIKLPVLKLKMKS from the exons ATGTTTGCACGAGGATCAGTGCCATGCGTGTTTATGGGATATAAAACATGCAGGAGAGCTTCTCAGATCAGACCCAGACTGGTGTTGGGCATCGAGACGAGCTGTGATGAGACAGGAGCTGCTGTCCTGGATGAGACTGGGACAATCCTCGGAGAATCTTTACACTCACAGAAAGAAGTGCACTTGAA AGCAGGAGGGATCATCCCGCCCGTCGCCCAGCGCCTCCATGAAGAGAACATTAACAGAGTGGTGCAGGAGGCGTTGGACAGGAGCAGCGTTACACCGCGTGAACTCAGCGCCGTGGCCACGACGGTCAAGCCGGGTCTTGCGTTGAGCCTCGGTGTCGGCTTACGCTTCAGCCTGAGCTTCGTAAGACGACACGAAAAGCCTTTCATCCCCATCCATCACATGGAGGCCCACGCTCTGACCGTGAGGATGCTCCGGCACGTGGACTTCCCGTTTCTGGTGCTGCTCGTGTCAGGAGGTCACTCTCTCCTGGCGCTGGCGAGAGGCATCGACGATTTCTTACTGTTAGGGCAGACGCTAGACGAGGCTCCAGGAGACACTCTGGATAAG GTGGCGAGACGTCTGTCTCTCGTTAATCACCCGAAGTGTCGCGGTCTCGGCGGCGGACAAGCGATCGAGCTTTTAGCGAAAGAAGGAGACCGCCTGCGGTTCCAGTTTAAATCGCCCATGGGGCAGCACTACGACTGCAACTTCTCCTTCGCTGGCATTCGCAACCAAGTGACCATGGCTatcaacaaaaaagaaaagcaggagg GAATTGAGCCGGGGCAGTTATTATCCTGTGTGCAGGACATCGCTGCAGCGGCGCAGCACACCGTCGCCTCGCACATCACcaaacgcacacacagggccgtttTATTCTGCAAAGCCCGTGACCTTTTACCACAAAACAACCCGACTCTG GTTGTATCAGGAGGAGTAGCAAGCAACGATTACATACGAGAGACACTGAGGATCGTCACTGACGCCACGGGGTTGCAGTTACTCTGTCCTCCGGCTAAATTCTGCACAGATAACGGCGTGATGATCGCATG GAACGGTGTGGAGAGACTGAAGGAGGGAAAAGGGGTTCTGTCACACACTCAGGACGTCACCTACGAGCCAAA AGCTCCGCTGGGCAGAGATATATCTACGGAGGTTAGAGATGCTACGATCAAGCTTCCTGTGTTaaaactgaagatgaaaagcTAG